From the genome of Danio rerio strain Tuebingen ecotype United States chromosome 2, GRCz12tu, whole genome shotgun sequence, one region includes:
- the mfn1a gene encoding mitofusin-1 isoform X10, which translates to MDRCVSFLVDELKVVDLNKAPDRIFFVSAKEVLSARIHRAQGMPETGGALAEGFQERLMEFQSFERTFEEFISQSAVKTKFEQHTIRAWQIIESVKAIMDAINISSAEKKVFSLEDREALMDRLEFVRNQLNFITEDIKDKIKVVSDEVAAKVSSALEEEMRCLSVLVDEFCSEFIPAPNALALYKTKLVSYVEERMVKNLELRCSSSINGCVLSSQRDIMDTLRPLLPPAARAQLHLPSRRFTMTYDLNLTSLGADFTEDIDFHFSLGLTSLVNRFLGPANAKQALSLLEQKLKLTSSSAHTGSRGHEDLALSMASGLLSLTSRASLGMVVIAGVVWRAVGWRVIVLSVSLYSFLYLYERLTWTNSSKERALKQQYVDHTTQRLQAVAHIISGDSGQQVQQEMVAVFARMCQQVDKSEMELETEIRRLSARIQRLESVQRRSKTLRHKATDLESQLERFSAQYLQIDH; encoded by the exons GCGGAGCTTTGGCTGAAGGATTCCAAGAGCGACTGATGGAGTTCCAGAGTTTTGAAAGAAcatttgag GAATTTATATCGCAGTCTGCCGTCAAGACCAAGTTTGAGCAGCACACAATCCGAGCCTGGCAGATCATTGAGTCGGTCAAGGCTATCATGGATGCCATCAATATTTCTTCGGCAGAAAAGAA AGTTTTCTCGCTGGAAGATCGCGAGGCTCTTATGGACCGGCTGGAGTTTGTACGTAATCAGCTGAACTTCATAACCGAGGACATCAAGGACAAGATAAAGGTCGTCAGTGATGAAGTGGCTGCCAAG GTGTCCAGTGCTCTGGAAGAGGAAATGCGATGCCTGTCTGTTCTTGTGGATGAATTCTGCTCTGAATTTATTCCTGCCCCAAATGCTTTAGCGCTATACAAAACG AAGCTTGTGTCGTATGTGGAGGAGAGAATGGTGAAGAATCTGGAGCTGCGCTGTTCCAGCAGTATAAACGGCTGTGTCCTGTCCTCTCAGAGAGACATCATGG ACACTCTGCGTCCTTTGCTGCCCCCTGCTGCCCGCGCTCAACTCCACCTGCCCAGCCGGAGGTTCACCATGACCTACGACCTCAACCTCACCAGCCTCGGTGCCGATTTCACCGAGGACATTGACTTTCACTTCTCGCTGGGTCTTACATCCCTGGTGAACCGCTTCCTGGGGCCTGCGAATGCAAAACAAGCGTTGAGCCTATTGGAGcagaaattaaaa CTCACCTCTTCCTCTGCTCACACGGGCTCCCGGGGCCATGAGGATCTGGCTCTCTCCATGGCATCAGGACTGCTGTCTCTCACTTCCAGAGCTTCACTGGGTATGGTAGTTATTGCTGGAGTG GTGTGGCGTGCTGTGGGATGGAGGGTTATTGTACTATCTGTGAGTCTCTACAGTTTCCTCTACTTGTATGAAAGACTGACGTGGACCAACAGCTCTAAAGAGAGGGCTCTGAAGCAGCAGTATGTGGACCACACCACTCAAAGACTGCAGGCCGTCGCACACATCATCAGTGGAGACTCTGGTCAGCAGGTGCAACA GGAGATGGTGGCCGTCTTTGCCCGCATGTGCCAACAGGTCGACAAGAGCGAGATGGAGCTTGAAACGGAGATCCGCAGACTCAGTGCCAGGATTCAGCGCCTGGAGAGTGTCCAGAGACGCTCCAAAACCCTCAG ACACAAAGCCACTGATCTGGAGTCACAGTTGGAGCGTTTTTCAGCACAGTACCTGCAGATTGACCATTAG
- the mfn1a gene encoding mitofusin-1 isoform X9 produces MDRCVSFLVDELKVVDLNKAPDRIFFVSAKEVLSARIHRAQGMPETGGALAEGFQERLMEFQSFERTFEEFISQSAVKTKFEQHTIRAWQIIESVKAIMDAINISSAEKKVFSLEDREALMDRLEFVRNQLNFITEDIKDKIKVVSDEVAAKVSSALEEEMRCLSVLVDEFCSEFIPAPNALALYKTKLVSYVEERMVKNLELRCSSSINGCVLSSQRDIMDTLRPLLPPAARAQLHLPSRRFTMTYDLNLTSLGADFTEDIDFHFSLGLTSLVNRFLGPANAKQALSLLEQKLKLTSSSAHTGSRGHEDLALSMASGLLSLTSRASLAPVGQKRLALYKLLVWRAVGWRVIVLSVSLYSFLYLYERLTWTNSSKERALKQQYVDHTTQRLQAVAHIISGDSGQQVQQEMVAVFARMCQQVDKSEMELETEIRRLSARIQRLESVQRRSKTLRHKATDLESQLERFSAQYLQIDH; encoded by the exons GCGGAGCTTTGGCTGAAGGATTCCAAGAGCGACTGATGGAGTTCCAGAGTTTTGAAAGAAcatttgag GAATTTATATCGCAGTCTGCCGTCAAGACCAAGTTTGAGCAGCACACAATCCGAGCCTGGCAGATCATTGAGTCGGTCAAGGCTATCATGGATGCCATCAATATTTCTTCGGCAGAAAAGAA AGTTTTCTCGCTGGAAGATCGCGAGGCTCTTATGGACCGGCTGGAGTTTGTACGTAATCAGCTGAACTTCATAACCGAGGACATCAAGGACAAGATAAAGGTCGTCAGTGATGAAGTGGCTGCCAAG GTGTCCAGTGCTCTGGAAGAGGAAATGCGATGCCTGTCTGTTCTTGTGGATGAATTCTGCTCTGAATTTATTCCTGCCCCAAATGCTTTAGCGCTATACAAAACG AAGCTTGTGTCGTATGTGGAGGAGAGAATGGTGAAGAATCTGGAGCTGCGCTGTTCCAGCAGTATAAACGGCTGTGTCCTGTCCTCTCAGAGAGACATCATGG ACACTCTGCGTCCTTTGCTGCCCCCTGCTGCCCGCGCTCAACTCCACCTGCCCAGCCGGAGGTTCACCATGACCTACGACCTCAACCTCACCAGCCTCGGTGCCGATTTCACCGAGGACATTGACTTTCACTTCTCGCTGGGTCTTACATCCCTGGTGAACCGCTTCCTGGGGCCTGCGAATGCAAAACAAGCGTTGAGCCTATTGGAGcagaaattaaaa CTCACCTCTTCCTCTGCTCACACGGGCTCCCGGGGCCATGAGGATCTGGCTCTCTCCATGGCATCAGGACTGCTGTCTCTCACTTCCAGAGCTTCACTGG CACCTGTGGGTCAAAAACGACTGGCCTTGTACAAACTGCTG GTGTGGCGTGCTGTGGGATGGAGGGTTATTGTACTATCTGTGAGTCTCTACAGTTTCCTCTACTTGTATGAAAGACTGACGTGGACCAACAGCTCTAAAGAGAGGGCTCTGAAGCAGCAGTATGTGGACCACACCACTCAAAGACTGCAGGCCGTCGCACACATCATCAGTGGAGACTCTGGTCAGCAGGTGCAACA GGAGATGGTGGCCGTCTTTGCCCGCATGTGCCAACAGGTCGACAAGAGCGAGATGGAGCTTGAAACGGAGATCCGCAGACTCAGTGCCAGGATTCAGCGCCTGGAGAGTGTCCAGAGACGCTCCAAAACCCTCAG ACACAAAGCCACTGATCTGGAGTCACAGTTGGAGCGTTTTTCAGCACAGTACCTGCAGATTGACCATTAG